Proteins from a single region of Bacteroidia bacterium:
- a CDS encoding acyl-CoA reductase, translating to MTQTNQTTQVLDAWGSLLNNQLQKGQLDHATQKAHEANAWFTPENLRFSLQSIIHNFLNSDKLDNWLSTYDIPENHAPKTVALVMAGNLPLVGLHDLLAVMVTGNRAMVKMSSKDQILLPALLDELFEIEPAWRDTISLVKKLENFDAVIATGSDNTARYFHYYFGKYPHIIRKNRNSVAILTGNESEKDLRGLGEDMLRYFGLGCRNVSKIYVPENFSFIPLFEAIEPMATIGDHNKYYNNYMFHKSLMLINKVPHLDNGFLLLKEDEQIASPLSVVHTHHYKSLDEVNADIAAKKKQIQVVVGYEKPGELLPGEAQQPELWDYADKVDPLNFLLNL from the coding sequence ATGACCCAAACTAACCAGACAACCCAAGTGTTGGATGCCTGGGGTTCTTTGTTGAATAATCAACTTCAGAAAGGACAACTGGACCACGCAACTCAAAAAGCCCATGAGGCAAATGCCTGGTTCACGCCAGAAAACCTGCGTTTTTCCTTGCAATCCATTATTCACAATTTTCTTAATTCTGATAAGTTGGATAACTGGCTTTCAACTTATGACATTCCGGAAAACCACGCGCCCAAAACCGTAGCCCTTGTAATGGCCGGCAATCTCCCGCTCGTGGGACTTCATGACCTGCTTGCGGTAATGGTGACCGGCAACCGGGCAATGGTAAAAATGTCATCCAAAGACCAGATTTTGCTGCCGGCATTGCTTGATGAATTATTTGAGATAGAACCTGCCTGGCGGGATACAATTTCGTTGGTAAAAAAACTGGAGAATTTTGATGCCGTGATCGCGACCGGTTCAGATAATACTGCCCGTTACTTTCATTATTATTTTGGAAAATACCCGCACATCATCCGGAAAAACCGCAACTCAGTTGCCATCCTCACCGGTAACGAAAGCGAGAAAGACCTCCGGGGATTGGGTGAGGATATGCTGCGCTATTTTGGTCTCGGTTGCCGCAATGTCTCCAAAATATATGTACCGGAAAACTTCAGCTTTATTCCGCTCTTCGAAGCGATAGAACCAATGGCTACAATAGGTGACCATAACAAGTATTACAATAATTATATGTTTCACAAAAGCCTGATGCTGATCAATAAAGTCCCACATCTGGATAATGGATTTTTATTGCTGAAGGAAGATGAGCAAATTGCTTCCCCTTTATCTGTAGTACATACCCATCACTACAAATCGCTTGACGAGGTAAATGCTGATATAGCCGCCAAAAAGAAACAAATACAGGTAGTAGTGGGATATGAAAAACCCGGGGAACTGCTGCCCGGTGAAGCACAACAACCTGAATTATGGGATTATGCTGACAAGGTTGACCCTCTCAACTTTCTGCTGAACCTCTAG
- a CDS encoding class I SAM-dependent methyltransferase, with protein sequence MSAASLWHRFNSCFRYLFSASSRHGIHSPFMYEFYCKVLLDMNYYPVYNSIARFRHSLEHDESWLSKKELGAGSNAGLTTRRLLRKEAKHSGIPADYGRLLYRIVRHFQPRYALELGTSLGLSAFYQAAAMAQNSGSEFVSIEGCSDTHQAATRNLNAIAPELGIDHFVQFRLGDFNDELPKVLKEWPRLDYVFIDGDHREERLLHYFRLCLQKVNENSVIAVDDIYWSPGMTRAWQAIKQMPEVRQTADLYRFGLVFFRKSAAPQHFILKF encoded by the coding sequence TTGAGCGCAGCCAGTTTGTGGCACAGGTTCAATAGCTGTTTTCGCTATCTGTTTTCCGCCAGTTCCCGCCACGGCATTCATTCCCCGTTTATGTATGAGTTTTATTGCAAGGTGTTGCTGGACATGAACTATTATCCGGTTTATAATTCGATCGCCCGCTTCCGGCATTCGCTTGAGCATGATGAAAGCTGGCTGTCAAAAAAAGAATTGGGGGCGGGCTCAAATGCGGGATTAACCACCAGGCGCTTACTGCGGAAAGAAGCAAAACATTCAGGAATCCCTGCAGATTACGGCCGGTTATTGTATCGCATCGTCCGGCATTTCCAACCCCGATATGCGCTGGAATTAGGAACATCCCTGGGACTAAGTGCATTCTACCAGGCAGCAGCAATGGCGCAAAACAGCGGGAGCGAATTTGTGAGCATTGAAGGTTGCAGCGACACGCACCAGGCAGCCACACGAAATCTGAACGCCATTGCTCCGGAGCTGGGCATTGACCATTTCGTTCAGTTCCGCCTGGGTGATTTTAATGATGAACTGCCAAAAGTGCTGAAGGAATGGCCGCGGCTTGATTATGTATTTATTGATGGCGATCACCGGGAAGAGCGGTTGCTCCATTACTTTCGGCTTTGCCTGCAAAAAGTGAATGAAAACTCTGTGATAGCGGTAGATGATATCTACTGGTCTCCGGGGATGACCCGCGCCTGGCAAGCTATTAAGCAGATGCCGGAAGTAAGGCAAACGGCAGATTTATATCGCTTTGGATTGGTATTTTTCAGGAAAAGTGCAGCACCTCAACATTTTATATTGAAGTTTTAA
- a CDS encoding 4Fe-4S dicluster domain-containing protein, which translates to MAIMITDECINCGACEPECPNNAIYEPGAEWAFSDGTEVTGTIDFEGEQVDVNKRFQPVSDEVYFIVPDKCTECMGFHEEPQCAAVCPVDCCVDDPDRRESEETLLARKAKLHLD; encoded by the coding sequence ATGGCAATAATGATCACAGATGAGTGCATCAATTGCGGGGCTTGCGAACCGGAATGCCCTAATAATGCCATTTATGAACCTGGTGCTGAGTGGGCCTTTAGTGATGGAACTGAAGTAACCGGGACGATAGATTTTGAAGGAGAACAGGTAGATGTTAATAAGCGCTTTCAGCCTGTTTCGGATGAGGTGTATTTTATTGTTCCTGATAAATGCACTGAGTGCATGGGATTTCATGAAGAGCCTCAATGTGCGGCTGTTTGCCCCGTAGATTGTTGCGTGGATGATCCTGATCGCAGAGAAAGCGAAGAAACCCTCCTGGCGCGCAAAGCCAAACTTCATTTGGATTAA
- a CDS encoding NlpC/P60 family protein encodes MPVRADKSHRSEMVTSVLFGEIFKVHESLEAWHRVTLEADGYEGWIENASLAILEASACQVLRQQKPFYAVDSIVRIENKSRRFPIYFGSTIYRSAKGCCTAGDEEFAFEGKVHLPETLDVSLILEMATRFLETPYLWGGRTTFGTDCSGMVQTLFRIAGYSLPRDASLQAKQGNAVDWHDRQPGDLAFFSSANGRITHVGILAANDGLIHATSVGGSKVRNDKLSEHGIINAETGIITHPLAFIRRMI; translated from the coding sequence ATGCCGGTACGCGCGGATAAAAGCCATCGAAGCGAGATGGTGACTTCAGTCCTTTTCGGAGAAATTTTCAAGGTACATGAGTCGCTAGAGGCGTGGCATAGAGTAACGCTGGAAGCTGACGGATATGAGGGCTGGATTGAGAATGCTTCCCTTGCGATTCTGGAGGCATCTGCCTGCCAGGTATTAAGGCAACAAAAGCCTTTCTATGCGGTGGATTCCATCGTACGAATTGAGAATAAAAGCAGGCGATTTCCGATATATTTTGGCAGCACCATTTACCGCTCCGCGAAGGGCTGTTGCACTGCGGGAGATGAGGAGTTTGCTTTTGAAGGAAAAGTTCATTTGCCTGAAACTCTTGACGTTTCTCTTATTTTAGAGATGGCAACGCGGTTTCTCGAAACTCCTTATTTGTGGGGTGGCCGAACTACTTTCGGAACCGACTGCTCCGGGATGGTGCAAACGCTATTCAGAATAGCAGGCTATAGCCTGCCACGGGATGCAAGCCTCCAGGCCAAACAGGGGAATGCGGTGGACTGGCATGACCGGCAGCCAGGCGATCTTGCCTTTTTCAGCAGCGCAAATGGAAGGATCACGCATGTTGGAATTTTAGCAGCAAATGATGGTTTGATCCATGCGACTTCGGTGGGAGGTTCTAAAGTCAGGAATGATAAACTCTCAGAGCACGGGATCATTAACGCTGAAACAGGGATAATCACACACCCACTGGCATTTATCAGGCGTATGATTTAA